A stretch of the Geovibrio thiophilus genome encodes the following:
- a CDS encoding ABC transporter ATP-binding protein, producing MMERTDNISGIKRLLEIAGTKKKFLIASMLLSVTATALQFVPVTAVYFIISELAENASDIHKADVSWLYRLGFISLGAVGIAGIMLYAAFMCSHIAAFNILYELRVKLSEKLTKLSMGFFTNRTTGGIKKIMTEDVERIELFVAHHIPDITGAVVFPVFTALYLFFTDWRMALALFIPLGAALYIQTRMFSSNDLYREFNLALENMNSAVAEYVKGMPVVKVFNADAESFESLKKSVYSFRDLAFRITKQYALIYPAFLTVLSAPLLFLIPAAGYFGLNTEDYTAYAPKIFLFLILGSGMFFPFLKLIFMVNNLRQITVGLERVDGVLNMEEMREPSVPAVPDDSSVEFADVTFSYGNESVLKDVSFRVEAGSVTAIVGPSGAGKSTVGMLAARFWDIQDGEIKIGGVNIKDMSTEILMNHVSFVFQENFLFFDTIEENIRMGNTDAAMDDVVNAAKAACCHEFIENLPDGYATLVGEGGTYLSGGEQQRVAIARAILKNSPVLILDEATAYADPDNEGRILEAFSKLIKDKTVLVIAHRLSTVRNAGQIIVMDRGRITERGIHEELVSADGLYAKMWRTYSYMREWKIDVKKGGRR from the coding sequence ATGATGGAGAGAACGGATAATATATCCGGCATAAAGCGGCTTCTAGAAATAGCGGGAACGAAAAAGAAATTTCTCATAGCTTCCATGCTTCTGAGTGTTACAGCAACTGCGTTACAGTTTGTTCCGGTTACCGCTGTGTATTTCATAATAAGCGAACTGGCGGAAAACGCCTCAGATATACATAAGGCGGATGTCTCATGGCTCTACCGTCTGGGCTTCATAAGTCTCGGAGCCGTGGGGATCGCAGGCATCATGCTGTATGCGGCTTTCATGTGCTCGCATATTGCGGCGTTCAATATTCTTTATGAGCTTAGGGTAAAGCTGTCCGAAAAATTGACCAAGCTTTCCATGGGTTTTTTCACCAACAGAACAACAGGCGGCATAAAGAAGATAATGACAGAGGATGTGGAGCGCATCGAACTCTTCGTGGCGCACCATATACCGGATATAACAGGTGCTGTGGTGTTCCCTGTGTTCACCGCTTTATATCTTTTTTTTACGGACTGGCGCATGGCTCTTGCGTTGTTTATTCCTCTTGGTGCCGCCTTGTATATTCAGACTCGGATGTTCTCATCTAATGACCTGTACAGAGAGTTTAATCTTGCTCTTGAGAATATGAACTCTGCCGTTGCCGAATATGTGAAGGGAATGCCCGTTGTGAAAGTGTTTAATGCGGATGCTGAATCGTTTGAATCGCTTAAAAAAAGCGTTTACTCATTCCGTGATTTGGCGTTCAGGATAACGAAGCAGTATGCGCTGATTTATCCGGCGTTTCTCACTGTTCTGTCCGCTCCGCTGTTGTTTCTTATTCCTGCCGCCGGATACTTCGGGCTGAATACGGAGGATTACACGGCATATGCGCCAAAAATATTTCTTTTTCTTATCCTCGGCAGCGGAATGTTTTTTCCGTTTCTTAAGCTGATTTTCATGGTGAACAACCTGCGTCAGATAACCGTTGGGCTTGAGCGTGTGGACGGGGTGCTGAACATGGAGGAAATGCGTGAACCTTCTGTGCCTGCCGTTCCTGACGATTCATCGGTTGAGTTTGCGGATGTCACTTTCTCTTATGGGAATGAGTCGGTACTGAAAGATGTTTCCTTCCGTGTGGAGGCGGGGAGTGTTACTGCCATAGTGGGTCCATCCGGTGCGGGGAAATCAACTGTAGGGATGCTCGCGGCAAGATTCTGGGACATACAGGACGGAGAGATAAAAATTGGCGGGGTGAACATTAAGGATATGAGTACGGAGATTTTGATGAATCACGTGTCATTCGTGTTTCAAGAGAACTTTCTTTTCTTTGATACCATTGAGGAAAATATCCGCATGGGGAACACTGACGCTGCAATGGATGATGTTGTAAATGCTGCGAAAGCTGCCTGCTGCCATGAGTTTATTGAGAATCTTCCCGATGGTTACGCAACTCTTGTCGGTGAGGGGGGAACGTATCTCTCCGGCGGTGAGCAGCAGAGAGTGGCGATAGCCAGAGCGATTCTGAAAAATTCCCCCGTGCTGATTCTTGACGAGGCAACAGCATATGCCGACCCTGACAACGAAGGGAGGATTCTTGAGGCATTTTCAAAACTTATAAAGGATAAAACCGTGCTTGTTATAGCACACAGGCTCTCGACCGTCCGCAATGCCGGACAGATCATAGTCATGGACAGGGGAAGAATCACTGAAAGAGGAATACACGAAGAACTGGTATCCGCCGACGGACTGTATGCGAAAATGTGGAGGACATATTCTTATATGCGTGAATGGAAGATCGAC
- a CDS encoding MFS transporter, protein MENRKKFLALACLYTAQLIPGHFATNALPVIMRNEGFSLRSIGFAGMISMPWALKFLWSPVVDRWGRGKNHYRKWIFVMQILFASATLASAFFSLNENFMTVIMLMTLSYFFASTQDIAVDAYAVKMLEPAERGVGNGIQAGGNMLGVVLGSSLALILYIRTSWGTTLVTLFIVTMLLSAPLIFSGEEKSPDPVRAASYRDIVSFFRISGIKRLIPVMLLAFGGVFSAMTMIKPLMIDQGYSWNFISAAIGLYPLAGVPAALTAGFAVKKYGRRKVMLASSAFQIFACLMLVPVASGNGGIYLIQVAMCVVFISFSLLLTVFNTIAMDFARKGREGTDFTMFMSVTFFGGMFIAGISGAVAQYFGYVILFLLCSFICLLVYLLLENLFHNGRIADTEECESGCPDGVQ, encoded by the coding sequence ATGGAAAACAGAAAAAAATTCTTAGCCCTTGCGTGCCTCTATACGGCACAGCTTATTCCCGGACACTTTGCGACAAACGCTCTTCCGGTAATCATGCGCAATGAGGGTTTTTCGCTTCGGAGCATAGGCTTTGCCGGAATGATAAGCATGCCTTGGGCTCTGAAGTTCCTTTGGTCGCCGGTGGTGGACAGGTGGGGCAGGGGAAAAAACCATTACCGCAAGTGGATTTTCGTCATGCAGATTCTCTTTGCCTCTGCCACTCTTGCCTCAGCGTTCTTTTCTCTGAACGAAAATTTTATGACAGTTATCATGCTGATGACCTTGTCATACTTTTTCGCGTCCACTCAGGACATAGCGGTTGACGCCTACGCAGTGAAGATGCTCGAACCTGCGGAAAGAGGTGTGGGCAACGGAATTCAGGCGGGCGGAAATATGCTGGGTGTTGTGCTTGGCTCAAGTCTGGCTCTGATTCTCTATATCCGCACATCGTGGGGAACAACTCTTGTTACGCTTTTTATTGTTACCATGCTGCTTTCTGCCCCTCTGATTTTTTCGGGTGAAGAGAAATCACCGGATCCGGTGAGAGCCGCCTCATACCGGGATATTGTGAGTTTCTTCAGGATCAGCGGAATAAAAAGGCTTATACCTGTGATGCTCCTTGCTTTCGGAGGGGTGTTCAGCGCCATGACGATGATTAAACCTCTGATGATTGATCAGGGCTATTCATGGAACTTCATTTCTGCTGCCATAGGGCTTTATCCACTGGCAGGGGTTCCTGCTGCGCTGACGGCTGGCTTTGCGGTGAAAAAATACGGACGCAGAAAAGTAATGCTCGCCAGCAGTGCCTTTCAGATATTCGCGTGCCTTATGCTTGTTCCTGTTGCCTCCGGAAATGGAGGAATATATCTCATTCAAGTGGCAATGTGTGTGGTGTTTATATCCTTTTCTCTGCTGCTCACCGTGTTCAACACCATCGCGATGGATTTTGCCCGTAAGGGGCGCGAGGGGACAGACTTTACTATGTTTATGTCTGTGACCTTCTTCGGCGGGATGTTTATAGCAGGCATAAGCGGAGCTGTTGCCCAGTATTTCGGATATGTGATTTTATTTCTTCTGTGCTCATTTATATGTCTGCTTGTGTATCTGTTGCTGGAGAATCTTTTCCACAACGGGCGCATAGCAGACACAGAAGAGTGTGAGTCCGGATGTCCGGACGGGGTACAATGA